Below is a window of Thermus aquaticus DNA.
GGATACCCCCAAGGGCAAGAAGGAGTTCCGGGTGGTGGCGGTCCACGGATGAACGAGCAAACGCGCCAGCGCCTTCTGAACCTGGAAGCCCTGGTAGAGGCGGGGGTTGAGCCCTACCCCTACCGCTTCCCCAAGACCCATAGCGCCAGGGCCATCCTCGAGGCCAAGGCCGGGGCCCCTCCGGAGACCGAGTGGCCGGAGGAGGTGGCCCTGGCGGGGCGGGTGGTGGCCATTCGGCGCATGGGCAAGGTCACCTTCGCCCACCTCCTGGACGAAAGTGGCCGGATCCAGCTCTACTTCCAAAAGGACCTGACCCCCCGCTACGAGCTTCTGAAGAAGCTGGACGTGGGGGACATCCTGGGGGTCAAGGGCCCCCTCTTC
It encodes the following:
- a CDS encoding OB-fold nucleic acid binding domain-containing protein, which codes for MNEQTRQRLLNLEALVEAGVEPYPYRFPKTHSARAILEAKAGAPPETEWPEEVALAGRVVAIRRMGKVTFAHLLDESGRIQLYFQKDLTPRYELLKKLDVGDILGVKGPLF